A region from the Peromyscus leucopus breed LL Stock chromosome 9, UCI_PerLeu_2.1, whole genome shotgun sequence genome encodes:
- the LOC114702713 gene encoding syncytin-B, which translates to MACLWVLSVVLFPYSLSYPESWMPLVNLTHRILRDTNSSLFSNCWVCLSTQTQRSLAVPAPLPTWTDSPMKLHLTYSAKPFPASYPITDVERRLQLFHPLTASYSFHNPDRRAIAFLQLVSSTGIFPIITRLTSVIYPGKERFFESAQRPLWGPLFTETLLMSQAPLCISRFFKVSAYATFVGSLSASLCNYTLHLAPSSSHENLDLSTTHPFKQAMKRPDAKWKNPLRFSGPPSLVSSELSYSPCPTDIKHCHTSPATPWMRCPRVPFGTCSNLTLFESDNLTHPITMSVDPTYFKIKLQGHRDPYPLFHYQPLTGAALSGQYSVWENEVTIHENWDVTSNIFSHLLTFSYSFCLNSSGVFFLCGTSTYVCLPANWSGVCTLVFQYPDIELLPDNQTVSVPLFASVLSSASASRPKRSPHLFPFLAGLGISSALGTGIAGLASSTFYFQRLSKALSDTLDEIAASITTLQNQIDSLAGVVLQNRRALDLITAEKGGTCLFLQEECCFYVNQSGVVRDAARKLRERASKLGQHSDSWGQWPDPGHWLPWLAPFLGPLLFIFFLLTFGSCLLNCLTRCVSQRLGSFVQDTTKRHVDSILRNCQYKRLPQDSPDEDPTPA; encoded by the coding sequence ATGGCATGCCTTTGGGTCCTCAGTGTTGTCCTTTTCCCCTACTCCTTGTCCTATCCCGAAAGCTGGATGCCCCTTGTCAACCTGACTCACCGCATCCTACGTGATACCAATTCTTCCCTTTTTTCCAACTGCTGGGTCTGCTTGTCCACCCAAACCCAACGGTCTCTGGCGGTGCCAGCTCCTCTGCCCACTTGGACAGACTCACCCATGAAGCTTCACCTTACCTACTCAGCCAAGCCCTTTCCTGCCTCCTATCCAATCACTGACGTCGAGAGGCGCCTCCAGCTCTTCCACCCCTTGACGGCCTCCTATTCTTTCCACAATCCCGACCGGAGGGCCATTGCTTTCCTCCAGCTCGTCAGCTCAACGGGCATATTTCCGATCATCACCCGACTCACCTCTGTGATATATCCCGGTAAGGAGCGCTTCTTCGAGTCTGCCCAACGCCCTTTATGGGGACCGCTCTTTACTGAGACCCTCCTCATGTCACAGGCTCCTCTCTGCATATCACGCTTCTTCAAGGTCTCAGCTTATGCCACGTTCGTAGgcagcctctctgcctctctctgcaaCTACACTCTTCATCTAGCACCTTCCTCTAGTCACGAAAACCTAGATCTGTCCACCACCCATCCATTCAAACAGGCAATGAAAAGACCAGATGCCAAATGGAAAAATCCGCTTCGCTTTTCAGGACCCCCCTCCCTCGTCTCCTCAGAACTCTCCTACTCTCCCTGCCCAACAGACATCAAACACTGTCATACCTCCCCAGCCACTCCCTGGATGCGCTGTCCTCGCGTCCCCTTTGGCACCTGCTCTAATCTTACTCTCTTTGAATCAGACAACTTAACCCACCCCATTACTATGTCAGTGGACCCTACCTACTTCAAGATCAAACTCCAGGGTCACAGAGACCCCTACCCACTCTTCCACTACCAGCCCCTCACAGGAGCTGCCCTGTCTGGGCAATATTCCGTCTGGGAAAATGAGGTCACTATTCATGAAAACTGGGATGTCACCTCAAACATATTCTCACATCTTCTTACCTTCTCATACTCCTTCTGTCTCAACTCGTCAGGagttttcttcctctgtggaaCATCAACGTATGTCTGTCTCCCGGCCAACTGGTCTGGGGTCTGTACCCTTGTGTTCCAGTACCCGGATATTGAGCTCCTCCCCGATAACCAAACGGTGTCCGTCCCCCTCTTTGCTTCCGTTCTTTCCTCAGCCTCAGCTTCTCGCCCAAAAAGGTCCCCtcacctcttccccttccttgCGGGCCTGGGCATCTCTTCTGCCCTTGGTACCGGTATAGCTGGCTTGGCCTCCTCAACTTTTTATTTCCAACGGCTTTCTAAGGCTCTTTCGGATACCCTGGATGAAATAGCGGCCTCTATCACTACCCTCCAGAACCAAATAGACTCGCTTGCAGGCGTTGTTCTTCAGAACCGCAGGGCTCTGGACCTCATCACTGCCGAGAAAGGGggcacctgtctcttcctccaggAAGAGTGCTGCTTCTACGTAAACCAGTCTGGAGTAGTCCGGGATGCCGCAAGGAAGCTCCGAGAACGAGCATCGAAACTGGGCCAACATTCTGACTCTTGGGGACAGTGGCCTGACCCTGGACACTGGCTACCATGGCTGGCTCCCTTCCTGGGAcctcttctcttcattttcttcctactGACGTTTGGGTCTTGTCTTCTTAACTGCCTGACCCGCTGTGTGTCCCAGAGACTTGGCTCCTTTGTCCAGGACACCACCAAAAGGCATGTGGACAGCATCCTCCGAAATTGCCAGTATAAAAGACTGCCCCAGGACTCCCCAGATGAAGACCCCACTCCTGCGTAA